From the Xenorhabdus ishibashii genome, one window contains:
- a CDS encoding amino acid adenylation domain-containing protein, with product MTIDFFQPKLVHLMFEEQALKTPHRNAVIQGSGSVSYRELNELSNKLSHHLLALGVEKGDSIGICFYPCINTLVCILAILKIGAAYVPFDPMNPSERLILISNQLDNLRYIITNSETHDYFRSDKKQIILTDDLFSHIKNCSNENPAIDMDEDNICYIVFTSGTTGTPKAVAVKHSGWANLLNWFEKKYKLDSESVNVLVSSFGFDISQRSMLSSLYVGSTLIISESKHFDPILIGELINKYHAKTLHLAPSSLYSIIEAWEDINSLPSLRHLFIGGEALSVPRISNWTANENRLCNFIHQYGVAECTDVATSYTMNNFNSYLNNGIPLGEAVSNCNIYVLDEELNSVNIGDIGELVITGDGIGAGYVNNSELNSERFIKIKIDSKLVNAYRTGDFARIRNDGEIICIGRKDNQIKIRGILTNLSDIESVVKSCNSEIKEAIVVPYHENESDIRLCIFLYTDMDEALRPEIKKIKSGIINKLPKHMLPNKFQWLDSFPLTTNGKVNRNALSNLII from the coding sequence ATGACTATAGATTTTTTCCAACCAAAGTTAGTTCACTTAATGTTTGAGGAGCAAGCTCTTAAGACGCCACATAGAAACGCAGTCATACAGGGTAGTGGGTCTGTCTCTTATAGAGAATTAAATGAATTATCCAATAAATTGTCTCATCATCTACTAGCCTTAGGTGTTGAAAAAGGTGATAGTATTGGAATTTGTTTTTATCCTTGTATAAATACGTTGGTATGCATCCTTGCTATATTAAAAATCGGTGCGGCATATGTTCCTTTCGACCCCATGAATCCATCTGAAAGATTAATTCTTATTAGCAACCAACTAGATAACTTAAGGTATATTATTACTAATTCCGAAACGCATGATTACTTTAGGTCAGATAAAAAACAAATAATATTGACAGATGATTTATTTAGCCATATTAAAAACTGTTCTAATGAAAATCCGGCTATCGATATGGATGAGGATAACATCTGTTATATTGTATTTACTTCAGGAACAACTGGCACACCTAAAGCTGTTGCTGTAAAACATAGTGGTTGGGCGAATCTTTTAAATTGGTTTGAGAAAAAATACAAATTAGATAGCGAATCTGTGAATGTACTAGTCAGTTCATTTGGCTTTGATATTTCTCAACGAAGCATGTTATCTTCACTTTATGTAGGTTCAACTCTTATTATTAGTGAAAGTAAGCACTTTGATCCTATATTAATAGGTGAGTTGATTAATAAGTACCATGCCAAAACATTACATCTTGCACCAAGCTCTCTTTATTCTATTATTGAAGCTTGGGAAGACATTAATAGTTTGCCATCCCTACGCCATCTATTTATTGGAGGCGAGGCTCTCTCTGTTCCTCGAATTTCAAATTGGACTGCAAATGAAAACCGACTCTGCAATTTTATTCACCAATATGGTGTTGCAGAATGTACCGATGTAGCAACGTCATATACTATGAATAACTTTAATTCCTATTTGAATAACGGAATACCTTTAGGTGAAGCGGTATCTAACTGTAATATATATGTTTTAGACGAAGAACTAAATTCAGTTAATATTGGAGATATTGGCGAGTTAGTGATTACTGGAGATGGTATTGGTGCTGGTTACGTAAATAATAGTGAGTTAAATTCAGAAAGATTTATAAAAATTAAAATTGACTCAAAATTAGTCAATGCATATCGCACTGGTGATTTCGCAAGAATAAGGAACGATGGAGAAATTATTTGCATTGGTAGAAAGGATAATCAGATAAAGATAAGAGGTATCCTTACAAATTTATCAGATATTGAAAGTGTCGTGAAATCATGTAACAGTGAAATTAAAGAGGCCATAGTTGTCCCATATCATGAAAATGAATCGGACATAAGGTTGTGCATTTTTCTTTATACAGATATGGATGAAGCTTTAAGGCCAGAAATAAAGAAAATAAAAAGTGGCATCATTAATAAGTTACCAAAGCACATGCTGCCAAATAAATTTCAATGGCTTGATTCATTTCCTTTGACTACAAATGGGAAAGTGAATAGAAACGCATTATCGAATTTAATAATTTGA
- a CDS encoding chlorinating enzyme, giving the protein MNSNNFASTTGLAKNAEIPEDIKEDIVKFEKYGFIGPIKLYEPEEAGEILRALRLANHDRSHILYDNNMNYDRHFDIPELSKHIMHPTIVKYLKAILGPDLLCWRSEWFAKFPGATGTEWHQVRDYSYTDGNPLIVPTETSWNAFIDLTVWTAFTPAKIETACMRFLPGSHYKYYYDEKKNVKTGRSGDYSHMETDTGFFGYDFSEFKVDPSWDPEGANPVDMELNAGECVIFTASCAHASHPNITDRETRLAISGRYVPTHVRVYPNLDSYNAHGETFNLENYATVLVSGEDRYEHNKIRTTNNRGVKF; this is encoded by the coding sequence ATGAATAGTAATAATTTTGCCTCAACAACTGGTCTAGCGAAAAATGCAGAAATTCCAGAGGATATTAAAGAAGATATTGTTAAATTTGAAAAATATGGTTTTATTGGGCCAATAAAACTTTATGAGCCAGAAGAGGCAGGAGAAATTCTACGAGCACTCAGATTGGCTAATCATGACCGTTCTCATATTTTGTACGACAACAATATGAATTATGATAGGCATTTTGATATTCCTGAGTTATCAAAACATATCATGCACCCAACAATTGTTAAATACTTAAAGGCTATTCTTGGTCCAGATCTTCTTTGCTGGCGTTCTGAATGGTTTGCAAAGTTCCCAGGTGCAACTGGAACTGAGTGGCACCAGGTTCGTGACTATAGCTATACTGATGGTAATCCGTTAATTGTACCTACAGAAACTAGTTGGAACGCATTTATTGATTTAACGGTTTGGACTGCATTTACTCCAGCAAAAATCGAAACTGCTTGCATGCGATTTTTGCCAGGTTCTCATTATAAATATTATTATGATGAGAAAAAGAATGTAAAAACTGGCCGCTCAGGTGACTATAGCCATATGGAAACAGATACAGGTTTCTTTGGTTATGATTTCTCCGAATTTAAGGTTGATCCCTCTTGGGATCCAGAAGGTGCTAACCCCGTCGATATGGAACTTAATGCAGGTGAATGCGTTATTTTTACAGCATCATGTGCTCATGCCTCTCATCCTAATATTACTGACAGAGAAACTCGTTTGGCAATTTCTGGTCGATATGTGCCTACACATGTCAGAGTTTATCCAAACCTAGATTCTTATAATGCTCACGGTGAAACATTTAATCTTGAAAACTATGCAACAGTTTTAGTCAGTGGTGAGGATCGATACGAACACAATAAAATCAGAACTACTAATAATCGTGGTGTTAAATTTTAG
- a CDS encoding phosphopantetheine-binding protein yields the protein MKDKIKKIYSEELNYPALSEQDDFYDVGGHSLIMTKIRKRFISELNLNVPIDSLFRYLTVESLYNHIK from the coding sequence ATGAAAGATAAAATTAAAAAAATATATTCGGAAGAGCTCAATTATCCAGCGTTATCAGAGCAAGACGATTTTTATGATGTCGGAGGTCATTCTTTAATTATGACTAAAATAAGAAAAAGATTTATATCAGAATTGAACTTAAATGTTCCGATAGATAGTTTGTTCAGATATTTGACAGTGGAAAGTTTATATAACCATATAAAATAA
- a CDS encoding LysE family translocator: MEIFLYTLGVMYSPGPVNFMGMNAGLTGQFKKTIGFFIGVGCAMLTLFILLGYAGEAIISHKYLPYISLLGALYTFYLSFKMVTSNIQLNKGDGSIGSDKTLTFWNGFLIQVLNPKGVLVVLPVTTIMYPAAHITGPMIFLVSVLISIGGAGAPGLYSFFGVVIGKQIKNDSWLNIINKVMGVLLAIVAIFMAYDFFVGVNLI; encoded by the coding sequence ATGGAAATATTTCTTTATACGCTTGGTGTAATGTATAGCCCTGGTCCTGTTAACTTTATGGGTATGAATGCAGGTCTAACAGGTCAATTTAAAAAAACAATTGGTTTTTTTATTGGCGTAGGCTGTGCAATGTTAACGTTATTTATATTGTTGGGGTATGCAGGGGAAGCTATTATCTCTCATAAGTATCTTCCTTATATTTCATTGCTTGGGGCTTTGTATACATTTTATCTTTCATTTAAAATGGTGACATCTAATATACAATTGAATAAAGGAGATGGAAGCATTGGATCTGATAAAACCCTGACGTTTTGGAATGGTTTTTTGATTCAAGTGTTAAATCCCAAAGGCGTGCTTGTAGTCTTACCTGTCACTACGATTATGTATCCTGCTGCTCATATTACAGGGCCAATGATATTTTTGGTATCGGTATTGATTTCAATTGGTGGAGCAGGCGCACCTGGACTTTATTCATTCTTTGGTGTAGTTATTGGTAAACAGATAAAAAATGATTCCTGGCTTAATATTATAAATAAAGTAATGGGAGTGCTGCTGGCTATTGTTGCCATTTTTATGGCATATGATTTTTTTGTCGGTGTTAACTTAATATAA
- a CDS encoding cupin domain-containing protein, which translates to MSSIFKSFLVNWDDIPRENVSESIGRQVIHGDELTIVKLYMKSGACVQTHSHPNEQFTWILTGHIRFQYGEDLEHVVDLKSGDVLHLPANIPHNATCIEDTIDFDIFTPTREDWKLPTGNCYFSSTKNGSK; encoded by the coding sequence ATGTCTTCTATATTTAAAAGTTTCTTAGTTAATTGGGATGATATACCAAGAGAGAATGTTTCAGAATCTATAGGAAGACAAGTTATTCATGGTGACGAATTAACTATTGTTAAACTTTATATGAAATCTGGTGCTTGTGTTCAAACACACTCACATCCAAATGAACAATTTACTTGGATATTAACCGGTCATATTCGGTTTCAGTATGGTGAAGATTTAGAGCATGTTGTTGATTTAAAGTCGGGTGATGTTTTACATTTACCTGCTAATATTCCACATAATGCAACATGTATTGAAGACACAATTGACTTCGATATTTTTACTCCTACACGTGAAGATTGGAAACTTCCAACAGGGAATTGTTATTTTTCATCAACAAAGAATGGTTCAAAATAA
- a CDS encoding thioesterase II family protein has product MMQKNKWISHFDDVKKNRLRIICFPFGGGGASSYRLWHELFDSDVEICPVHLPGRESRYGEEPCLDADVLINDLLPELLPLLNCPSIFFGYSLGAALAYKTIVECSKIVRNNKILSLICCARIPPSKKIDNESLTQLSEKEFIEYILSLGGISRTIFNDPELRTMALKLLRSDFILSSSIIEPEDKMVNIPIYAIGGDADPSVSIESLQGWKRCTSGEFKFFTLPGGHFFMNENPIKFYGLLNDIISFEKAKLS; this is encoded by the coding sequence ATGATGCAGAAAAATAAATGGATTTCACATTTCGATGATGTTAAAAAAAATCGACTTAGAATTATTTGTTTTCCATTTGGAGGTGGAGGTGCTTCATCATATCGTTTGTGGCACGAACTTTTTGATTCCGATGTTGAAATTTGCCCAGTTCACTTACCTGGTCGAGAAAGTCGATATGGTGAAGAACCATGCTTAGATGCAGATGTTTTAATCAATGATCTATTACCAGAATTGTTACCATTACTTAATTGCCCTTCCATCTTTTTTGGATATAGTTTAGGTGCAGCATTAGCATATAAAACTATAGTAGAATGTTCAAAAATTGTCAGGAATAATAAAATATTGTCTCTAATATGCTGTGCTAGAATTCCTCCTAGCAAAAAAATTGATAATGAATCTCTTACCCAGTTATCTGAGAAAGAATTCATTGAATATATTCTTTCTTTAGGGGGAATTTCACGTACTATCTTTAATGATCCAGAACTTCGTACAATGGCTTTAAAACTACTGCGTAGCGATTTTATTTTATCTTCAAGCATTATTGAGCCCGAAGATAAAATGGTAAATATCCCTATCTATGCTATTGGTGGGGATGCTGATCCTTCTGTTTCAATTGAGAGTTTGCAAGGATGGAAGAGATGTACAAGTGGTGAGTTTAAGTTTTTCACCTTGCCAGGAGGGCATTTCTTCATGAATGAAAATCCTATTAAATTTTATGGATTATTGAATGATATTATTTCATTTGAAAAGGCAAAGCTAAGTTAG
- a CDS encoding LysE family translocator has product MILVNSTLTMITGIGFVLLIPGPTNTLLLVSGLKNGVFKASPLIIAEVFGYIMAIGVWGVSLSTILKGVYWFPEIIKALCSFYIFYLATKVWSYGRTSYYEHKISFPQMVLASALNPKAILFVSLFIPKYSFNSINEFAFLIFLFIMIVIPIGFLWVSLGGIIRKQSSQNLLFIIYKVASVILMAFSCILFLSLLA; this is encoded by the coding sequence ATGATTTTGGTAAATTCTACTTTAACAATGATAACAGGAATTGGTTTTGTTCTTTTAATTCCTGGGCCAACTAATACATTGCTATTGGTTTCAGGATTGAAAAATGGTGTTTTTAAGGCGTCACCTTTAATTATTGCTGAGGTTTTTGGTTATATTATGGCAATCGGAGTTTGGGGAGTATCTCTATCTACTATACTTAAAGGTGTGTATTGGTTTCCAGAAATAATTAAGGCTTTATGTTCATTTTACATATTTTACTTGGCAACTAAGGTGTGGTCATATGGTCGGACTTCATATTATGAACATAAAATCTCATTCCCACAGATGGTCTTAGCTTCAGCGCTAAATCCAAAAGCTATTTTATTTGTTAGTTTATTTATACCTAAGTATTCATTTAATAGTATAAATGAATTCGCTTTTTTAATTTTTTTATTTATCATGATTGTGATTCCTATCGGTTTCTTATGGGTTTCATTAGGTGGAATAATAAGGAAACAATCTTCTCAGAACTTATTGTTTATAATATATAAAGTCGCTTCTGTTATTCTTATGGCGTTCAGTTGTATTTTGTTTTTATCTTTATTGGCGTAA
- a CDS encoding AraC family transcriptional regulator — MYGLATSRDWVYRAPDTRKVERIEAYFLNHAYSPHRHDTYAIGKTLFGVQSFHYRGRMQHSLPGNTIILHPDEIHDGEAGTSAGFHYQMIYIEPSMIQEIIKGKPLPFIKNGITKDPNIFRATHALLQNMDCRIDPMEEDDALYDLVISLVEASGAPLNRKRNFDYFAAERAREYIHSNLDKNVTLDELERNTNRDRWSLSRDFRLLFGTSPHRYMTMRRLDVVKSCLIVGESITDASLIAGFFDQSHMARHFTKTFGITPAHWKNVNKAKYI, encoded by the coding sequence ATGTATGGATTGGCTACATCACGAGATTGGGTATACAGGGCACCCGATACTAGGAAAGTCGAAAGAATAGAAGCTTATTTTTTAAATCATGCCTATTCCCCTCACAGACACGACACCTATGCAATTGGAAAAACCTTATTTGGAGTTCAAAGTTTTCACTATCGTGGCCGCATGCAACACAGCCTTCCTGGTAACACTATTATATTGCATCCTGACGAAATTCATGATGGCGAGGCTGGAACTAGTGCTGGTTTCCATTATCAAATGATATATATTGAACCATCAATGATACAAGAAATAATAAAGGGAAAGCCATTACCATTTATAAAAAATGGGATAACCAAAGATCCTAATATTTTTAGGGCCACACACGCATTATTACAAAATATGGATTGCAGAATAGATCCTATGGAAGAAGATGATGCTCTTTATGATTTGGTTATCTCATTAGTTGAAGCAAGTGGAGCGCCTTTAAACAGAAAGAGAAATTTTGATTATTTCGCTGCGGAAAGAGCAAGAGAGTATATTCATTCAAATTTAGATAAAAATGTAACACTAGATGAACTTGAACGCAACACAAATCGTGATCGCTGGAGTCTTTCGAGAGATTTCAGGTTACTATTCGGAACCAGTCCTCATCGATATATGACAATGCGAAGGTTAGATGTAGTAAAATCCTGTCTAATTGTTGGAGAATCCATTACTGATGCTTCATTGATCGCAGGCTTCTTCGATCAAAGTCATATGGCAAGACATTTCACAAAAACATTTGGAATAACACCAGCACATTGGAAAAATGTAAATAAAGCAAAGTATATTTAA
- a CDS encoding quinone oxidoreductase, translated as MAKHIVFSVNGGPEVLQYCEFTPANPATDEVQVENKAIGINYIDTYMRSGLYPTANLPSGIGTEAAGIVTKIGTEVTSFKVGDRVVYAQSGLGAYSEVHNVAESKLARLPDAISFEQAAASFLKGLTVYYLFRQTHKIQAGETFLFHAAAGGVGLIACQWAKVLGAKLIGTVSSDEKAALAKAAGAWQTINYKRENIVERVSEITAGEKVSVVYDSVGKTTWLDSLDCLKRQGLMVSFGNTSGPVTGVDLGILNQKGSLFVTRPALNGYVTTREELDEASKTLFELIASGKINVDVPENQKFPLSEVIKAHCMLESRVTHGSSLLIP; from the coding sequence ATGGCAAAACATATCGTGTTCTCCGTTAACGGAGGCCCTGAAGTACTCCAATATTGCGAATTTACCCCTGCTAACCCAGCTACTGACGAAGTGCAGGTTGAAAATAAAGCCATTGGTATTAACTATATTGATACCTATATGCGCAGCGGGTTATACCCAACAGCTAATCTGCCCAGCGGTATCGGAACCGAAGCGGCAGGGATTGTCACCAAGATTGGAACCGAGGTAACCTCTTTTAAAGTTGGCGATCGGGTGGTTTATGCACAATCAGGGCTTGGTGCTTACAGTGAAGTTCATAATGTGGCAGAAAGCAAATTAGCACGGCTGCCGGACGCCATCTCGTTTGAGCAAGCTGCTGCATCATTTTTGAAGGGACTGACTGTTTATTATCTTTTCAGACAAACCCATAAAATTCAGGCAGGGGAAACGTTTCTGTTCCATGCCGCAGCGGGAGGAGTGGGGCTGATTGCCTGCCAGTGGGCAAAAGTATTGGGTGCTAAATTGATTGGTACAGTTAGTTCGGATGAGAAAGCAGCTCTCGCCAAAGCCGCGGGAGCATGGCAGACCATCAATTATAAGCGCGAAAATATTGTTGAACGCGTATCGGAAATCACGGCAGGGGAAAAAGTCAGCGTCGTTTATGATTCTGTTGGCAAGACTACATGGCTGGATTCATTGGATTGCCTGAAACGACAAGGCTTAATGGTCAGTTTTGGCAATACTTCCGGCCCAGTGACTGGTGTTGATTTGGGAATACTTAACCAGAAAGGCTCGCTGTTTGTAACCCGCCCAGCGTTAAACGGCTACGTCACTACCCGTGAAGAGCTAGATGAAGCGAGTAAAACGTTATTTGAGCTGATTGCCAGCGGAAAAATCAATGTTGACGTGCCTGAAAACCAGAAATTCCCGCTCAGTGAGGTAATCAAGGCACACTGCATGCTGGAAAGTCGCGTTACTCATGGTTCCAGCCTGCTTATTCCTTAA
- a CDS encoding DUF2000 family protein: MFDTKIAFIVRDDLQTWQKLNVVAFLATGVASSASEIIGTPYIDSSGHKYGSMSGQPMLIFGADLKALQSVHRKGLERDLLLVPYVYTMFSTGHDEANREVFLAEDADNMNLVGLAVYGSKKFVDKAIKGLSLHK; this comes from the coding sequence ATGTTTGATACGAAAATTGCCTTTATAGTGCGGGATGACTTACAAACGTGGCAAAAACTGAATGTAGTTGCATTCCTCGCAACGGGTGTTGCCTCATCGGCATCTGAGATTATAGGTACCCCATATATCGATTCTTCTGGTCATAAGTATGGGAGTATGTCTGGACAACCTATGCTTATTTTTGGTGCTGATCTTAAGGCACTTCAAAGTGTTCATAGGAAAGGCTTGGAGAGAGATCTACTTTTAGTTCCTTACGTCTACACAATGTTTTCAACAGGTCATGATGAAGCGAACCGTGAGGTTTTTTTAGCAGAAGATGCTGATAATATGAATTTAGTTGGCCTTGCTGTGTATGGTTCAAAAAAATTTGTAGATAAAGCAATAAAAGGACTATCTCTTCATAAGTAA
- a CDS encoding aldehyde dehydrogenase family protein codes for MSEINLLESVTTFLQRSHGHYINGVSVLGQENEIFSIVNPASGEVIATVNQGGDTEVNQAMQAASAAFHGVWAQTSPLERGNCLNRLADLLQKNSD; via the coding sequence ATGAGTGAAATTAATTTGCTGGAGTCTGTTACCACTTTTTTGCAGCGCTCTCACGGCCATTATATTAATGGAGTCTCTGTTCTTGGTCAGGAAAATGAAATTTTCTCCATTGTTAACCCGGCTTCTGGTGAAGTAATAGCCACGGTTAATCAAGGTGGAGATACCGAAGTTAATCAGGCAATGCAGGCAGCTTCAGCCGCTTTTCACGGCGTGTGGGCTCAAACTTCTCCTTTGGAGCGAGGAAATTGTTTGAATCGGCTGGCTGATCTATTACAAAAAAACAGTGATTAA
- the phoA gene encoding alkaline phosphatase → MSRNHQKNLLATVVVLMSGITVPVWAVGDSNHIMAQQRAAQGNMTEFGGARRLTQDQTEALKAALSNNRAKNVILFIGDGMGDSEITIARNYAEGAGGSFKGIDALPFTGQYTHYSLNKETKKPNYVTDSAASATAWATGVKTYNGALGIDVFGNPHQSLLALAKKNGKATGNITTAEIQDATPAALYAHITHRNCYGPKETSKYCTSDALENGGKGSITEQLLTARADVTLGGGAKSFTQQSRADANKGKTLQQQALEQGYQWVTDEKSLAAVKDANQQQPLLGLFHDGNMDVTWEGPKAVYHGNINEKPVKCAVNVKLDPNAPTLEQMTEKAIDLLKKNENGFFLQVESASIDKQDHNANPCAQIGETVALDKAVQVGLKFAKEQGNTLVIVTADHAHASQIIEPDVKSPGLTRSLITKDGAIMTVNYGNSEGDRQEHTGTQLRVAAYGPHAANVVGLTDQTDLFFTIRDAMALK, encoded by the coding sequence ATGTCACGTAATCATCAAAAAAATCTGCTTGCTACAGTGGTTGTATTGATGTCAGGAATTACAGTGCCTGTATGGGCTGTTGGCGATTCAAATCACATTATGGCGCAACAGCGTGCAGCCCAAGGCAATATGACCGAATTTGGCGGTGCCCGCCGTCTCACCCAAGATCAAACTGAAGCGCTTAAGGCTGCATTAAGCAATAACAGAGCTAAAAATGTGATCCTGTTTATCGGCGACGGTATGGGGGATTCTGAAATTACCATTGCCCGTAATTATGCCGAAGGTGCCGGTGGTTCCTTTAAAGGGATAGATGCCTTGCCATTCACGGGGCAATATACCCACTACTCATTAAACAAGGAGACGAAGAAACCCAACTATGTTACAGATTCAGCGGCTTCTGCCACGGCCTGGGCAACAGGAGTAAAAACCTATAATGGGGCATTGGGAATTGATGTCTTTGGCAACCCTCATCAATCTCTTTTGGCGCTGGCTAAAAAGAACGGCAAGGCAACGGGAAATATCACCACGGCCGAAATTCAGGATGCAACACCAGCAGCTTTATACGCCCATATTACGCATCGTAACTGCTACGGCCCTAAAGAAACTTCAAAGTATTGCACCTCAGATGCTCTGGAAAATGGAGGTAAAGGATCTATCACTGAACAATTGCTGACCGCACGTGCAGATGTCACCTTGGGAGGTGGTGCAAAATCGTTTACCCAGCAATCGAGAGCTGACGCCAATAAAGGGAAGACATTGCAGCAACAAGCATTGGAGCAGGGATACCAATGGGTAACAGATGAGAAGTCATTAGCCGCCGTCAAAGATGCTAATCAACAACAACCCTTGTTGGGCTTATTCCATGATGGAAATATGGATGTCACCTGGGAAGGGCCAAAAGCGGTTTATCACGGTAATATCAATGAAAAGCCAGTGAAATGTGCAGTGAATGTTAAATTAGATCCTAACGCACCTACATTGGAGCAAATGACAGAAAAGGCGATTGATTTACTGAAAAAGAATGAAAATGGCTTTTTTCTGCAAGTGGAAAGCGCTTCGATTGATAAACAGGATCATAATGCCAACCCTTGTGCACAAATTGGTGAAACAGTAGCCTTGGATAAGGCTGTACAAGTTGGCCTTAAGTTTGCCAAAGAGCAGGGCAATACTTTGGTGATTGTGACTGCTGATCATGCACATGCTAGCCAAATCATTGAGCCTGATGTCAAATCACCCGGCTTGACTCGATCGCTGATTACAAAAGATGGCGCAATCATGACCGTAAACTATGGTAATTCGGAAGGAGATAGACAGGAACATACCGGTACACAGCTACGTGTTGCCGCTTATGGTCCACACGCAGCCAATGTTGTTGGTTTGACTGATCAGACCGATCTGTTCTTTACCATACGTGATGCAATGGCGCTAAAATAA
- a CDS encoding DUF1435 family protein, whose protein sequence is MTGFWGLLLSSLIASVVIVSVLEIVGARIEQFKFVIQAAMLLTLVLLLHRNARHFLLIPAGIAVICSLFACLRYLGH, encoded by the coding sequence ATGACGGGATTTTGGGGATTACTGTTATCCAGCCTGATCGCATCGGTAGTGATTGTATCAGTGTTGGAAATAGTCGGTGCAAGAATAGAACAATTTAAGTTTGTCATTCAAGCCGCCATGCTGCTGACACTTGTTCTGTTACTGCATCGTAATGCGCGTCATTTTCTACTAATACCTGCCGGTATTGCCGTTATATGCAGTCTGTTCGCCTGCTTGCGCTATCTGGGACATTAA
- the rsmC gene encoding 16S rRNA (guanine(1207)-N(2))-methyltransferase RsmC — MSVLTPASEVILRHHEQFRSRHLLFAGDLQDNLATEIEAASVRVHTNQYHHWQSLIRQLGDNAWFGLIADSTFISGCDTLIYYWPKSKQEARFQLRNLFSILPSGTDIFIVGENRSGVRSIDKLMEGIATFRKMDTARRCSLFYGQLKNQVQFDQNNWWNSYQVEDVTVNTLPGVFSQDDLDIGSRLLLSTFDAPISGSLLDLACGAGVLATVLGKKNPDLSLTLSDVNAAAIISSKATLQANKLTGNVVTSNVYSAIEEKFDWIISNPPFHDGLKTNLVAAEDMIRMAPNYLKSGGKLRIVANAFLPYPNLLDNAFGSHKVIAQTGKFKVYQATKK; from the coding sequence ATGTCAGTATTAACCCCGGCCAGCGAAGTTATCCTGCGCCATCATGAACAATTTCGCTCTCGTCATCTGCTCTTTGCCGGTGATCTTCAGGATAACCTGGCAACGGAAATCGAAGCTGCAAGTGTGCGTGTGCATACTAACCAATATCACCACTGGCAATCGCTGATCCGTCAGCTTGGTGACAATGCCTGGTTTGGCCTTATAGCGGACAGCACATTTATCAGTGGATGTGATACGCTGATTTATTATTGGCCAAAAAGCAAACAAGAAGCGCGTTTCCAACTACGCAACCTATTTTCTATCCTGCCATCCGGTACTGATATCTTTATTGTGGGTGAAAACCGTAGTGGTGTACGCAGTATTGATAAGTTAATGGAAGGCATCGCTACTTTCCGCAAAATGGATACAGCACGCCGTTGCAGCCTGTTTTACGGTCAATTGAAAAACCAGGTTCAGTTTGACCAAAACAATTGGTGGAACAGTTATCAGGTGGAAGATGTCACCGTCAATACGCTGCCCGGCGTATTTAGTCAGGATGATTTAGATATCGGCAGCCGTCTGCTGCTTTCTACTTTCGATGCCCCTATCTCTGGCAGTCTGTTGGATTTGGCTTGTGGTGCCGGAGTACTGGCTACCGTCTTGGGTAAAAAGAACCCCGATTTGTCCCTGACATTAAGTGATGTCAATGCTGCCGCCATCATATCAAGTAAAGCGACCCTGCAAGCCAATAAGCTGACAGGCAATGTAGTCACAAGTAATGTGTATTCTGCCATTGAGGAAAAATTCGACTGGATCATTTCTAATCCTCCCTTCCATGATGGCCTGAAAACCAACCTGGTAGCGGCTGAAGATATGATCCGCATGGCACCAAATTATCTGAAATCCGGTGGTAAATTGCGGATCGTTGCAAACGCTTTCTTACCTTACCCTAATCTACTGGATAATGCTTTTGGCAGCCATAAAGTCATTGCGCAAACAGGTAAATTCAAAGTATATCAAGCGACTAAGAAATAA